One stretch of Oncorhynchus masou masou isolate Uvic2021 chromosome 9, UVic_Omas_1.1, whole genome shotgun sequence DNA includes these proteins:
- the LOC135546091 gene encoding homeobox protein SIX5-like, whose product MASLSLESAEQSENSTENPTKEAAPVKEETDPDEVSEQLLKTFQNSALSFSTDQVACLCEALLQAGNVDRLWRFLSTIPHSAELLRGNETLLKAQALVSFHREEFKELYAILESHDFHPSNHGFLQDLYLQARYKEAERSRGRSLGAVDKYRLRKKFPLPKTIWDGEETVYCFKEKSRNALKECYKSNRYPTPDEKKNLANVTGLSLTQVSNWFKNRRQRDRTPSGTNSKSESDGNHSTDDEGDDISDKLEDIVGSTASVISLSGTPCSTGGQIFLNGAGGFLTASHPLLLNRGSLISGAGGGVIINGLTLSDGHTVTLSPISANSPLLFNGAQVISKSSAVVQDMGLEGQGVTAMEAQPSSVISLPLTEDCKMDNISLTNPSTIPTLDFINVPEGMVLKAEDIQTVSPSHSSSLSSPSTFSPTSLPSLVLTQNGHLSDTFPVSKSSPGVVISSPVVSLPNQQGEYVVFATAGSQLTPSSSICQVVSSYSYSSPQVFSLPQVVPSIQGVPVSQLVQHNPGGQCPQLVPVPPLTSSLPQGTLSQFQGHQTLNIAPHLTQSLPQHHTGSSTLGAGSTILSLSQPTNGQLPQGLTLQLGDQTSATIPTLTQIQSPLGHPQIISSPTQVVPVSQSKETTPAQLVSLPQLVPVSSAGQLSFPQVGPATPSLSGGAFQILASATGGGMPQGPFRINQLGPLQTVGPPTSMAPSVQLLNSGVIQLPSASPGNLLYGGSPILSYQNGKLILTIPAGIQFGSLPMKPVPEASTHPTNGVGPGLTLNPVIHPTPTLIPVSTSVSTSNTLQTSPLCFINSSPLYCTHETGVPNNQPLSTTSPHTLDLSATHTPPNALTPESMLSLSPMCSGVTPTTQLSQTTWSPVPLSTSASLTMFDVRGKGDLPEDPALLGLPGGEALLLGSPSPEQDVDRVSPLGDPEEMDGEPKILTQLQSVPVDDELGL is encoded by the exons ATGGCTTCCTTGTCTTTGGAGTCTGCAGAACAATCTGAGAATAGCACGGAGAATCCTACCAAAGAGGCCGCTCCGGTGAAAGAGGAGACGGATCCGGATGAAGTTTCGGAACAATTGCTAAAAACTTTTCAGAACTCGGCGCTTAGCTTTTCGACCGATCAAGTAGCATGTCTGTGCGAAGCCCTTCTACAGGCAGGCAATGTGGATCGCCTGTGGAGATTCCTATCAACCATCCCTCATTCGGCCGAGCTGCTACGTGGCAACGAGACGTTGCTCAAGGCCCAGGCACTGGTCTCATTCCACCGGGAAGAATTCAAGGAGCTGTACGCAATATTGGAAAGCCACGACTTCCACCCGAGCAACCATGGGTTCCTGCAGGACCTCTACTTGCAAGCGCGCTACAAGGAGGCGGAGAGGTCCCGAGGTCGTAGCCTGGGCGCCGTGGACAAGTATCGGCTTCGGAAGAAGTTTCCCCTGCCGAAAACAATCTGGGATGGAGAGGAAACGGTATATTGTTTCAAGGAGAAGTCTCGCAATGCACTGAAAGAGTGTTACAAAAGCAACAGGTACCCCACTCCAGACGAGAAGAAAAACTTGGCCAATGTGACTGGACTCTCCCTCACGCAAGTCAGCAATTGGTTCAAGAATCGACGGCAGAGAGACCGAACCCCGTCTGGTACCAACAGCAAAAG TGAGTCCGATGGCAACCACAGCACAGACGATGAGGGTGACGACATCTCAGACAAACTAGAGGACATTGTGGGCTCCACAGCCTCCGTCATCTCCCTCTCTGGTACCCCCTGCAGCACTGGGGGCCAGATCTTCCTCAACGGGGCTGGTGGGTTCCTCACCGCCTCCCACCCCTTACTCCTCAATAGGGGCTCCCTGATCTCCGGGGCAGGGGGTGGCGTCATCATCAACGGGCTGACCCTGAGCGATGGTCACACGGTTACCCTCAGCCCCATATCGGCTAACTCGCCTCTGCTCTTCAATGGAGCGCAAGTCATATCCAAAAGCAGTGCGGTTGTGCAGGATATGGGTCTGGAGGGCCAGGGGGTTACAGCCATGGaggcccagcccagctcagtcaTCTCCCTCCCCCTGACAGAGGACTGTAAGATGGACAATATTAGCCTGACGAACCCCTCGACTATCCCCACCCTGGACTTCATCAATGTCCCAGAGGGGATGGTTCTCAAAGCCGAGGACATCCAGAcagtctctccttcccactcttcCTCCTTGTCTTCCCCCTCAAcattctcccccacctccctcccctccctggttCTGACTCAAAATGGCCACCTCTCCGACACCTTCCCGGTCTCGAAGTCATCCCCGGGCGTGGTCATCTCCAGCCCTGTAGTGAGCCTCCCCAACCAGCAGGGGGAGTATGTTGTGTTTGCCACAGCTGGTTCTCAGCTCACCCCCTCCAGCTCCATCTGCCAGGTGGTGTCATCCTACAGCTACTCCAGCCCACAAGTATTCTCCCTGCCTCAGGTGGTGCCCTCCATCCAGGGTGTCCCTGTATCCCAACTGGTCCAACACAACCCTGGAGGCCAGTGTCCCCAGTTAGTCCCTGtcccccccctcacctcctccctcccccagggCACCCTCTCCCAGTTCCAGGGCCACCAGACTCTGAACATTGCCCCCCACCTCACCCAATCCCTCCCCCAGCATCATACTGGTTCCTCTACATTGGGAGCGGGATCCAccatcctctccctgtcccagcccACCAATGGACAGCTTCCCCAGGGACTCACACTCCAGTTGGGTGACCAGACCTCAGCTACGATCCCCACTCTGACACAGATCCAGTCCCCACTAGGCCATCCCCAGATCATCTCCTCCCCTACCCAAGTGGTTCCTGTCTCCCAGTCCAAAGAGACAACCCCAGCTCAATTGGTTTCCCTGCCCCAGCTGGTGCCTGTCTCCTCCGCGGGACAACTCTCCTTCCCTCAGGTCGGCCCGGCCACCCCTTCTCTATCTGGAGGGGCTTTCCAGATCCTAGCCTCGGCCACTGGAGGTGGGATGCCTCAGGGGCCCTTTAGGATAAACCAACTGGGACCCCTCCAGACTGTAGGCCCCCCGACCAGCATGGCTCCTAGTGTCCAGCTCCTCAACTCTGGGGTCATTCAGCTCCCCTCCGCCTCGCCAG GGAATCTCCTCTATGGTGGAAGCCCCATCCTGAGTTACCAGAACGGCAAGCTGATCCTAACTATCCCGGCTGGCATCCAGTTCGGCAGCCTGCCCATGAAACCCGTCCCTGAGGCttctacccaccccaccaacggAGTAGGCCCCGGACTCACACTCAACCCTGTCATCCACCCTACACCTACCCTCATCCCAGTCTCCACCTCTGTCTCAACCTCCAACACCCTCCAGACGTCCCCCCTCTGCTTCATCAACTCCTCTCCGCTCTACTGCACTCATGAGACGGGTGTCCCCAACAACCAgcccctctccaccacctccccgCACACCCTGGACCTCTCTGCCACCCACACCCCTCCCAATGCCCTCACCCCAGAGAGCATGCTCTCGCTCAGCCCCATGTGCAGCGGAGTGACCCCCACCACTCAGCTCTCCCAGACCACCTGGAGccctgtccccctctccacctctgccAGCCTGACTATGTTTGACGTCCGTGGGAAGGGGGATCTTCCCGAGGATCCGGCTCTGCTGGGCCTACCTGGAGGCGAGGCACTGCTACTGGGGAGCCCCTCTCCAGAACAGGATGTGGACAGGGTGTCGCCATTGGGGGACCcagaggagatggatggagagccCAAGATCCTCACCCAGCTACAATCAGTCCCTGTGGATGACGAGTTGGGGCTGTAA